One stretch of Ipomoea triloba cultivar NCNSP0323 chromosome 8, ASM357664v1 DNA includes these proteins:
- the LOC116027531 gene encoding subtilisin-like protease SBT1.7, producing MAKTLSILCIAFVSIFHSTIAENINGGMDIYIVHVSKAVAQNSADEPEDLETYYRSFLPETNTAVSPEDLPSIVYSYRHVASGFAAKLSVEMVEELSKKDGFVSARRQKVYSLHTTHTPNFLGLYQNYGFWPESNFGKGVIIGMLDTGITPDHPSFNDEGMPAPPAKWKGKCELNGTTCNRKLIGARNFVREEASEPPIDAEGHGTHTASTAAGNFVKGAALYDNAKGTAAGMAPLAHLAIYKVCNDDCDESDILAAMDAAVEDGVDILSLSLGGYSSDFYDDTTALGAFSAMQKGIFVSCSAGNSGPDNTSLSNEAPWILTVGASSIDRTLRATAVLGNGLEFEGQSAFQIQGFPSTQLPLIYPGLQDEDAGYCGEGTLNNTNVRGKVVVCDKGGGVRRIDKGATVKAAGGAAMIIVNEEEDGYTIIADTHVLPATELNYIDGVKIKTYINSSDSPTATVVFKGTKIGDKNAPAVSSFSSRGPSYASPGILKPDIIGPGVNILAAWPFSVENITNTKSTFNIISGTSMSCPHLSGIAALLKSAHPDWSPAAIKSALMTTADQANLDGGDILDERLIPADVFSIGAGHVNPARANNPGLVYDIHPDDYIPYLCGLNYTDREMGQILQYKFKCSEVSSIPEAQLNYPSFSIKLGTASQTYTRTVKNVGEANSSYSVRIENVPGVDIVVEPETLVFTATNQETTYKVRFSLSSGEIYNVPFVQGAISWVSANNVVRSPVVVMFE from the exons ATGGCGAAAACGTTGTCGATTCTTTGTATAGCCTTTGTCTCCATCTTTCATTCAACCATTGCAGAAAACATTAATGGCGGCATGGATATTTATATTGTTCATGTAAGCAAAGCTGTTGCCCAGAATAGTGCTGATGAGCCAGAAGATTTGGAAACCTATTACCGATCGTTTCTGCCGGAAACTAACACGGCGGTAAGTCCCGAGGATTTGCCGAGCATAGTTTACTCGTATCGCCATGTTGCTTCTGGTTTTGCGGCGAAATTGTCGGTAGAAATGGTGGAAGAACTGAGCAAGAAAGATGGGTTTGTCTCGGCCAGGCGTCAGAAGGTTTACAGTTTGCATACAACTCACACTCCAAACTTCTTGGGGCTGTACCAGAATTATGGGTTTTGGCCGGAATCAAACTTTGGGAAGGGGGTGATCATCGGAATGTTGGACACCGGGATCACCCCTGATCATCCATCTTTCAATGATGAAG GTATGCCGGCGCCGCCGGCGAAATGGAAGGGGAAATGCGAGTTGAATGGTACTACGTGTAACAGAAAGCTGATTGGTGCGAGGAATTTTGTGAGGGAAGAGGCGTCTGAGCCTCCGATTGATGCAGAAGGCCATGGAACTCACACGGCCAGCACGGCGGCCGGAAACTTTGTGAAGGGTGCGGCACTCTATGATAACGCGAAGGGCACGGCGGCGGGAATGGCGCCGCTTGCTCACTTAGCAATCTACAAGGTATGCAATGACGACTGCGACGAATCCGACATTCTGGCCGCCATGGACGCCGCCGTCGAAGACGGCGTCGATatcctctccctctccctcggAGGATACTCCTCCGACTTCTACGACGACACCACGGCGTTGGGCGCGTTTTCCGCGATGCAGAAGGGTATTTTCGTCAGTTGCTCGGCCGGAAATTCCGGGCCGGATAATACCAGCCTGTCAAATGAAGCGCCCTGGATTCTAACCGTCGGCGCTTCTTCCATTGACAGAACGTTAAGGGCCACGGCCGTGCTGGGAAACGGCCTGGAATTTGAAGGCCAATCCGCTTTCCAAATCCAGGGCTTCCCCTCCACACAATTGCCATTAATATACCCCGGATTACAAGACGAAGATGCCGGATATTGCGGAGAAGGAACCTTAAACAACACGAACGTCCGAGGTAAGGTTGTCGTGTGCGACAAAGGCGGCGGCGTCCGCAGAATCGACAAGGGCGCGACCGTGAAAGCGGCGGGCGGCGCCGCCATGATTATAGTCAACGAGGAAGAAGATGGATACACTATCATAGCCGACACTCATGTTCTCCCCGCGACAGAACTGAACTACATAGACGGGGTCAAAATTAAAACCTACATAAATTCCTCGGATTCCCCGACCGCAACGGTTGTGTTCAAAGGAACAAAAATCGGAGATAAAAACGCTCCCGCCGTGTCATCTTTCTCATCCCGAGGACCGAGCTATGCCAGCCCTGGAATTCTGAAACCCGACATTATCGGCCCCGGAGTAAACATCCTCGCCGCCTGGCCATTCTCCGTGGAAAACATCACAAACACGAAATCCACATTCAACATAATCTCCGGCACCTCAATGTCGTGCCCGCACCTTAGCGGCATCGCCGCTTTGCTGAAAAGCGCGCACCCTGATTGGTCCCCAGCCGCCATTAAATCCGCCCTCATGACCACGGCCGATCAGGCGAACTTGGACGGCGGTGACATTCTTGACGAGAGATTAATTCCGGCGGACGTTTTCTCCATCGGCGCCGGCCATGTGAATCCGGCGAGAGCGAATAATCCGGGGCTGGTTTACGACATTCACCCAGACGATTACATTCCATATTTATGTGGCCTCAACTATACAGACAGAGAAATGGGACAAATTTTGCAGTATAAATTTAAGTGCTCTGAGGTTTCAAGCATCCCTGAAGCCCAACTCAATTACCCTTCCTTTTCCATTAAACTCGGAACGGCTTCTCAGACATATACGAGAACAGTTAAGAATGTTGGAGAGGCGAACTCGAGTTACAGTGTGAGGATTGAGAATGTTCCCGGAGTTGATATTGTGGTGGAGCCTGAAACATTGGTGTTTACTGCAACAAACCAAGAGACAACATATAAAGTTAGGTTTAGCCTGTCGTCTGGGGAAATCTATAATGTCCCTTTTGTTCAAGGAGCTATTTCCTGGGTTTCTGCCAACAACGTTGTTAGGAGTCCTGTGGTAGTCATGTTCGAATGA
- the LOC116028107 gene encoding transcription factor bHLH36-like yields the protein MEQISSTFPFQDGLLHFSPISARQQTRPPVSDHNSNPLLVFDLLKGDDDVVPTMKHNVVLQQHQQLQQRNPNNPHQERKIIRRDVERQRRKEMGGLYKSLVGLIPYEYIKGKRSTSDRLQETVRYVKDLRKRVEKLSAKRDELKGVTEAAADLSSNSLLRPAAASSSSLMKGRDECNNNNNNNNDEQSRRVTVKACRAGVEVTVNVGAQKIKGGGGVSLSKILKVLVGDGLSINNCCSIKVNDRLLQTIEAEVIGGGSIDPTQLEQKLSVLVYNHGGF from the exons ATGGAACAAATTTCATCGACATTTCCATTTCAGGATGGATTGCTGCATTTTTCTCCCATTTCTGCACGGCAGCAAACCAGACCGCCGGTTTCCGACCACAACAGTAATCCTTTGCTGGTTTTTGATCTTCTTAAGGGTGACGATGATGTCGTCCCGACCATGAAACATAACGTCGTACTACAACAACATCAGCAGCTGCAGCAGAGGAACCCTAATAATCCTCACCAGGAGAGGAAGATTATACGGCGGGACGTTGAACGGCAACGGAGGAAGGAGATGGGTGGCCTTTACAAAAGTCTGGTTGGATTAATCCCTTATGAGTATATTAAG GGAAAGCGTTCAACGTCGGACCGTCTGCAGGAGACGGTGAGGTACGTGAAAGATCTGAGAAAGAGGGTGGAGAAGCTGAGCGCGAAGAGAGATGAACTGAAAGGGGTTACGGAGGCGGCGGCGGATTTATCGTCAAACTCGCTACTCCGTCCGGCAGCAGCGTCATCATCGAGCCTGATGAAGGGTCGGGAtgaatgcaataataataataataataataatgacgaACAGAGCAGAAGAGTAACGGTGAAGGCTTGCAGGGCAGGAGTGGAGGTCACCGTTAACGTTGGCGCCCAGAAAATCAAAGGTGGCGGCGGCGTGTCCCTGTCGAAGATACTTAAGGTGCTTGTCGGAGATGGGCTGTCCATTAACAACTGCTGTtccatcaaagtcaatgataGGCTGCTTCAAACTATTGAGGCTgag GTGATTGGAGGGGGGAGCATTGATCCAACTCAGCTGGAGCAGAAGCTGTCCGTGTTAGTATATAATCATGGTGGtttttaa